The Fluviicola sp. genome contains a region encoding:
- a CDS encoding DUF2490 domain-containing protein — translation MRSFIIAALFLAPCFLAWNQSTRGQYWFSAGVKRDLKHNLEANLNTNLRLNNYGQLATLYQEASLKYSKFSWFRPSIEYRLVTNYDERRNYENSHRLNFNADFRHKVQQIKFGARLRYQMYIGGYATTGGDLDPSFRVKPHVEWAKPKSKITPEVSVEFFYNPNNGPFGHTWNRVRYGATLNFDLPGANEIGLTYYYGQKFNAKNNYNEHILSLEYTYEWKKAKKKKKKDDDELEEDIEYPK, via the coding sequence ATGAGGTCCTTTATTATTGCTGCTCTTTTTCTGGCGCCCTGCTTTTTGGCCTGGAATCAAAGCACGAGAGGACAATATTGGTTCAGTGCGGGCGTAAAGCGTGATCTCAAGCACAACCTGGAGGCCAATCTGAATACCAACCTCCGTTTGAATAATTACGGACAATTGGCTACTTTGTACCAGGAAGCAAGTTTAAAGTATTCCAAATTCAGCTGGTTCAGGCCTTCCATCGAATACCGTCTTGTGACAAACTACGATGAGCGCAGAAATTATGAGAACAGTCACCGGTTGAATTTCAATGCGGATTTCCGCCACAAGGTACAGCAGATCAAATTCGGTGCCCGCTTGCGCTACCAAATGTATATCGGAGGATACGCAACGACGGGCGGGGATCTGGATCCCTCTTTCCGTGTGAAACCGCATGTGGAATGGGCTAAACCGAAATCCAAGATTACTCCGGAAGTTTCTGTCGAGTTTTTCTACAATCCGAATAACGGGCCTTTTGGCCATACCTGGAACCGGGTGCGTTACGGCGCAACTTTAAATTTCGATTTGCCGGGTGCCAATGAAATCGGCCTGACATATTATTACGGACAGAAATTCAACGCCAAGAACAATTACAACGAGCACATTCTTTCTTTGGAATATACGTATGAATGGAAAAAAGCCAAAAAGAAGAAAAAGAAAGACGATGACGAATTGGAGGAAGATATTGAGTATCCTAAATAG
- the rodA gene encoding rod shape-determining protein RodA, whose translation MRRDDSLTQHVDWWLLLIVVIMLGMGIANVYSAAFDPDHPSIFDFSQKYGKQIMWVGVSIFLGFLVFLIDSDIYRKFAIPIYVFCFFLLIIVLFMPAINGAHAWLGIGSLGIQPAEFMKIGTAIVLSRYISTVNVKNQNVQTVLVALAIVMVPMVLILLQPDAGTFVVFTSFFFVLYREGITFDPLVLKIVNLIPGVRFKDTWVGSHFIPILFYVVFLSIITLLMSGNKYEFTFMPGVLIPGFYGVITVITVIALVAYLILRWISSKREQRRVLLVIIAGWFLSVAVSTTVNFSFSGLAQHQKDRIELVLGLRKDDDGKDYNRNRAMAAVGSGGLFGKGYKKASVASVRSNHVPESETDFIFCPLAEEWGFMGSLVIVILFMGMLFRIIVIAERQRSTFNRVYAYCVAMIVFYHFAVNIGMNIGLAPVIGIPLPFFSYGGSSLMSFSMLLFILLKLDSQRRDVLF comes from the coding sequence ATGAGAAGAGATGATTCCCTGACACAGCATGTGGATTGGTGGCTGCTTTTAATTGTAGTCATCATGTTGGGTATGGGAATTGCAAACGTTTATTCGGCTGCTTTTGATCCGGACCATCCAAGTATTTTCGATTTTTCCCAAAAGTACGGGAAGCAAATCATGTGGGTGGGAGTTTCGATTTTCCTGGGATTTCTCGTATTTCTCATCGATTCGGACATTTACCGGAAGTTTGCCATCCCCATTTACGTGTTTTGTTTTTTCCTGTTGATCATAGTCCTTTTTATGCCTGCCATCAACGGGGCGCATGCCTGGCTGGGAATAGGATCTTTGGGAATACAGCCGGCCGAATTCATGAAGATCGGAACGGCAATCGTTCTTTCGAGGTACATCTCAACGGTGAACGTAAAGAATCAAAATGTGCAGACAGTACTCGTAGCATTGGCGATTGTGATGGTGCCGATGGTGCTGATCCTGCTTCAGCCGGATGCCGGAACATTTGTGGTATTTACCTCTTTCTTCTTCGTGCTTTACCGGGAAGGAATCACCTTCGATCCGCTGGTATTGAAAATTGTAAACCTGATCCCGGGAGTTCGTTTTAAAGACACCTGGGTGGGAAGTCACTTTATTCCGATTTTATTCTATGTGGTTTTCCTCTCCATCATCACGCTTTTGATGAGTGGAAATAAGTACGAATTTACCTTCATGCCGGGAGTCTTGATTCCGGGATTTTATGGGGTAATTACCGTAATCACGGTGATTGCTTTGGTTGCATACCTGATTCTGCGCTGGATTTCCTCCAAACGCGAGCAGCGAAGAGTATTACTGGTAATCATTGCCGGTTGGTTTCTATCGGTTGCAGTTTCCACCACCGTTAACTTCTCTTTTTCCGGTTTGGCCCAGCACCAGAAAGACCGTATCGAGTTGGTTTTGGGATTGCGCAAGGACGATGACGGAAAAGATTACAACCGGAACCGTGCCATGGCAGCCGTGGGTTCGGGAGGTTTATTCGGGAAAGGTTACAAAAAAGCAAGCGTTGCCAGCGTGCGTTCCAACCACGTTCCGGAAAGTGAGACAGATTTTATCTTTTGCCCGCTTGCAGAAGAATGGGGATTTATGGGAAGTCTGGTAATCGTGATCCTGTTTATGGGAATGCTCTTCCGGATCATTGTCATTGCCGAAAGACAGCGCTCTACCTTCAACCGGGTGTATGCCTATTGTGTGGCCATGATCGTCTTCTACCACTTTGCGGTCAACATCGGGATGAACATCGGCTTGGCACCGGTAATCGGAATTCCTTTACCGTTTTTCAGTTACGGAGGATCATCATTGATGTCGTTCTCCATGCTGTTATTTATCCTGCTGAAACTGGATAGCCAGCGGAGAGATGTACTTTTCTAA
- a CDS encoding penicillin-binding transpeptidase domain-containing protein encodes MNLDGRKYVILVFFILVGFIYLIRLFFMQVVDDSWKLRAQEIAEKRKEITPPRGIVFDRHNKKVVTNRSYYNLMMKEENIHDFDTAAFGQLVGMTKQEVKDRFYQIKKGEGKYFNKNINKYQDNYQPQRAYPFIKELSIDEITRIAPHLEKFPGFYEDLTSMRSYPYSGGANIFGYLNEVTKEELEEDPFYRRGDAIGRAGIERYYEKELRGQKGIKYVVTSALNNAIESYAGGKYDTLAEQGPALHLGLDIQLQVYGEKLMQNKRGCIVAIEPKTGEILALVSAPSFDPNILVGRRNIGKNYPKLLLDEGKPLYPRPLAAEYPPGSIFKLLQSLIGLQEGVITPESGFPCTKSMVGCHNHPNATNLPDGIKNSCNPYFYYVMRRIIQQGKKRSIFADAEIGLNIWYDYIMSFGLGSQFETDVTGMRPGLIPNSAYYDKWYGHNTWAFSTIRSISIGQGEVKVTPLQMANIAAIIANRGWYYTPHFVRSIGNKGPLPQFKVVHKTKVDAIHYEPVIEGMRRAVYEPGGTAKKAQVEGMTVCGKTGTAQNPHGEDHSVFIAFAPMENPKIAIAVFIENAGFGGVWAAPTAGLMIDKYIHRKVKDKAKEQMIVNANLLNIKAKPKKKK; translated from the coding sequence ATGAATCTGGACGGAAGAAAATATGTCATCCTGGTGTTCTTTATCCTGGTCGGGTTTATTTACCTGATCCGCCTGTTCTTTATGCAGGTAGTAGACGATTCCTGGAAATTGCGTGCACAGGAAATTGCGGAGAAACGAAAAGAAATCACTCCTCCGCGCGGGATCGTTTTTGACCGTCACAACAAGAAAGTAGTCACTAACAGAAGTTACTACAACCTGATGATGAAGGAAGAGAACATTCACGATTTTGATACTGCAGCATTCGGTCAATTGGTGGGAATGACCAAGCAGGAGGTGAAAGACCGCTTTTACCAGATCAAAAAAGGGGAAGGAAAATACTTCAACAAGAACATCAATAAATACCAGGATAATTACCAGCCGCAGCGTGCTTATCCGTTCATCAAGGAATTAAGCATCGATGAAATTACACGCATTGCTCCGCATTTGGAAAAATTTCCCGGGTTTTACGAAGATCTGACTTCCATGAGAAGCTATCCGTATTCCGGTGGGGCAAATATTTTCGGGTACTTGAACGAGGTCACTAAAGAAGAATTGGAAGAAGATCCTTTTTACCGGAGAGGTGATGCCATAGGAAGAGCCGGAATTGAACGGTATTACGAAAAGGAGCTCAGAGGACAAAAAGGAATCAAATACGTGGTGACTTCTGCCCTGAATAATGCCATTGAATCGTATGCCGGAGGAAAGTATGATACGCTGGCGGAACAAGGTCCGGCGCTGCATTTGGGACTGGATATCCAGTTACAGGTTTACGGTGAAAAACTGATGCAGAACAAACGCGGATGTATCGTTGCTATTGAGCCGAAAACAGGAGAAATCCTGGCACTGGTTTCCGCACCGAGCTTCGACCCGAATATCCTGGTAGGAAGAAGAAATATCGGGAAAAACTACCCGAAATTATTACTCGACGAAGGAAAACCGTTGTATCCGCGACCTTTGGCTGCAGAATATCCTCCGGGATCTATTTTCAAGCTGCTTCAGTCGCTGATCGGTTTGCAGGAAGGAGTTATTACTCCAGAATCCGGTTTCCCGTGTACGAAATCCATGGTAGGTTGTCACAATCACCCGAATGCCACGAACTTACCGGATGGAATCAAGAATTCCTGCAACCCGTATTTCTACTATGTGATGCGCCGCATCATCCAGCAGGGAAAAAAACGCTCCATTTTTGCAGATGCAGAGATCGGTTTGAATATCTGGTATGACTACATCATGAGCTTTGGTTTGGGAAGTCAGTTCGAAACCGATGTTACCGGAATGCGCCCCGGTTTGATCCCGAATTCTGCTTATTACGACAAATGGTACGGCCACAATACCTGGGCGTTTTCTACGATCCGTTCGATTTCCATCGGGCAGGGAGAGGTGAAAGTAACACCCCTTCAAATGGCCAATATTGCTGCAATTATCGCCAACCGCGGATGGTATTACACGCCTCATTTTGTGCGGTCGATCGGGAACAAAGGACCGCTACCGCAATTTAAAGTCGTACATAAAACAAAAGTGGATGCCATTCACTACGAACCGGTTATCGAAGGAATGCGAAGAGCAGTTTACGAACCGGGTGGTACAGCCAAAAAAGCACAGGTAGAAGGGATGACTGTTTGCGGAAAAACAGGTACCGCGCAAAACCCGCACGGGGAAGACCACTCTGTTTTCATTGCTTTCGCACCGATGGAAAATCCGAAGATCGCCATTGCAGTTTTCATTGAAAACGCCGGGTTCGGAGGAGTTTGGGCTGCACCCACCGCCGGGTTGATGATAGACAAATACATTCACAGGAAAGTAAAGGATAAAGCGAAAGAACAGATGATCGTGAATGCGAACCTGTTGAATATTAAAGCGAAGCCGAAAAAGAAAAAGTAA
- the mreC gene encoding rod shape-determining protein MreC, with product MRNLIAFFKRFQIFLVFVLLQIVALSAYIRYSEFARLQVFSSASAINGRLFEMRNAVSQHFYLENTNRKLELENARLREKLKLSNYKVDRELIQIEDTNYQQQYLYMAASVINNTYDKRNNYMTIDIGKNHGIQKGWGVISSKGVVGIVHLVGDSYSVVKTILSKNINVDVSMRDGGAFGLLKWDGVNPKICQISGISNDITIKKFTKVITRGGSGIYPKGIPVGVITKRKSIEGKPLWDLQVRIAEDFRTIQHVYVIKNVMLDEMRELEGRIPPDKEEEEL from the coding sequence ATGCGCAATTTGATTGCTTTTTTCAAACGATTTCAGATCTTTTTGGTCTTTGTGTTACTGCAAATTGTAGCACTTTCTGCGTATATCCGCTATTCCGAGTTTGCCCGCCTGCAGGTTTTTTCGAGTGCTTCCGCTATAAACGGAAGATTGTTCGAAATGCGAAATGCTGTGTCACAGCATTTTTACCTGGAAAATACCAACCGAAAACTAGAACTGGAAAATGCCCGTTTGAGAGAAAAATTGAAGCTTTCCAACTATAAAGTGGACCGAGAACTAATCCAGATCGAAGATACGAATTACCAGCAGCAGTATTTATACATGGCGGCTTCCGTAATCAATAACACTTACGACAAGCGAAACAATTACATGACGATCGATATCGGCAAGAACCACGGCATTCAGAAAGGATGGGGAGTTATTTCCTCCAAAGGAGTGGTGGGAATTGTCCATTTGGTCGGAGATTCTTATTCTGTGGTAAAAACCATTCTGTCCAAGAACATCAATGTTGATGTAAGTATGCGTGATGGCGGTGCTTTCGGATTGTTGAAATGGGATGGTGTGAATCCGAAAATTTGCCAGATCTCAGGGATCTCGAACGATATTACCATCAAGAAATTCACGAAAGTAATTACACGCGGAGGGTCGGGAATTTACCCGAAAGGAATTCCGGTAGGCGTGATCACCAAGCGCAAATCCATCGAGGGGAAACCCTTGTGGGATTTGCAGGTAAGAATTGCAGAAGATTTCAGGACCATTCAGCATGTATACGTGATCAAGAATGTGATGCTGGATGAAATGCGCGAACTGGAAGGAAGAATTCCGCCGGATAAAGAAGAAGAGGAGCTGTAA
- the galE gene encoding UDP-glucose 4-epimerase GalE gives MSAKEVLVTGGTGFIGSHTVVELIELGYTPVILDNGSNSSPSIVKQIEFITGKQCAYYEGDMRDKAFLKSVFEKHAFEGVIHFAAFKAVAESVEKPLYYYDNNLISLIHLLSCMEEFRVNKLVFSSSCTVYGVENSQEPLNETMPVGKPNSPYGWTKWMAEQMLIDIASKTELRPVFLRYFNPIGAHPSGKLGEMPLGPPNNVLPYITQTAAGIRKELTIFGNDYDTPDGTCVRDYIHVTDVAKAHVKAFTHPFENAVEVFNLGTGKGTSVLELVKLFGKVTGKPLNYRFGARRPGDVDALFADVAKAKKILNWNTERTIEDAILDAWKWEQYRLEHEIS, from the coding sequence ATGAGCGCAAAAGAAGTATTGGTTACCGGCGGAACGGGTTTTATCGGATCACATACCGTCGTTGAATTGATCGAATTGGGATATACGCCGGTTATTTTGGATAATGGTTCGAATTCCAGTCCGTCTATCGTCAAACAAATTGAATTCATTACCGGAAAGCAATGTGCGTACTATGAAGGAGATATGCGCGACAAAGCCTTCCTGAAATCAGTTTTCGAAAAACATGCATTCGAAGGAGTGATTCATTTTGCGGCATTTAAAGCCGTTGCCGAATCGGTGGAAAAACCCTTGTATTATTACGATAACAACCTCATTTCGCTCATTCATCTGTTGAGTTGTATGGAAGAATTCCGGGTGAATAAACTGGTTTTCTCTTCTTCCTGTACGGTTTACGGAGTGGAAAATTCACAGGAGCCGTTAAATGAAACCATGCCGGTAGGAAAACCGAATTCACCTTATGGCTGGACGAAATGGATGGCAGAGCAAATGCTGATCGATATCGCTTCCAAAACAGAGTTAAGACCTGTCTTTCTGCGCTATTTCAATCCGATAGGTGCGCATCCAAGTGGAAAACTGGGTGAAATGCCGCTCGGCCCTCCGAATAATGTGCTTCCTTACATTACTCAGACCGCAGCAGGTATCCGGAAAGAACTGACCATTTTCGGGAATGATTATGATACACCGGACGGAACATGTGTCCGCGATTACATTCACGTGACAGACGTAGCGAAAGCGCATGTGAAAGCCTTCACACATCCTTTCGAAAATGCGGTTGAAGTCTTTAACCTGGGAACAGGAAAAGGGACTTCTGTGCTGGAATTGGTGAAGTTATTCGGGAAGGTCACGGGAAAACCGCTGAATTACCGGTTCGGGGCGAGACGGCCCGGAGATGTAGATGCTTTGTTTGCGGATGTTGCCAAAGCAAAGAAAATTTTAAACTGGAACACGGAAAGAACCATTGAAGATGCTATTTTAGATGCCTGGAAATGGGAACAATATCGCTTGGAACATGAGATTTCTTAA
- a CDS encoding oligosaccharide flippase family protein gives MQKLFLRGLGITLLLNLLVKPATIFLVDIKMQNELGSDAFGIFQTMLSFTFLFSMLLDMGITNFMTRMIAQHPHMIHKYSNRLFTFRLILVVIYVVWTISLFFILNFPNEWLWVLAALIMHQISIITVNYVRAYTGGLLMFGLDAVLSVAERSVYFVVGTLLIYSSFVEPIPLGWFVTIFVGSSGLALMMATVIYLKLVSFPKIHWDADFFRAIFRQSYPYAILAILMMLTSKLDAVFLEKLHPDGTHQVSYYTQSFRLLDACYMFGILFGSILLPIFSRVLKDHGSTTGITTSAINILLSGGFIMVFFTIGIRVEMFTALYKEANSFSYNSWIFHAMTFIPMCFTIVFGTLLTANGSLRIMNQIAFLSLAVMSLLNIVLIPVWGAVGAAIGAFVAQSVLGFVQYFVVRYHMKHDVARLTWLKHFILVVVLGVALFVQFRYAFNPLIWMVLVGGLWMVLVFGLRIIDLKQILSLLAKKENTAEEK, from the coding sequence ATGCAAAAACTGTTTTTAAGAGGATTAGGCATTACGCTGTTGTTGAATTTACTGGTGAAACCCGCTACCATTTTCCTGGTAGACATTAAAATGCAAAACGAGCTCGGGTCGGATGCCTTTGGGATTTTCCAAACGATGCTTAGTTTTACCTTCCTGTTTTCCATGTTGTTAGACATGGGGATCACGAACTTTATGACACGGATGATTGCCCAGCATCCGCACATGATCCACAAATACAGTAATCGTTTATTTACTTTCCGGCTGATCCTGGTAGTGATTTACGTGGTTTGGACGATTTCCCTGTTCTTCATCCTGAACTTCCCCAACGAATGGTTGTGGGTTCTTGCCGCTTTGATCATGCATCAGATCAGTATCATTACGGTGAATTATGTGCGTGCCTATACGGGTGGTTTGCTGATGTTCGGCCTGGATGCGGTACTTTCCGTTGCTGAGCGTTCCGTTTACTTTGTAGTCGGAACATTGTTGATTTATTCTTCCTTCGTAGAGCCGATCCCGTTGGGCTGGTTCGTGACGATTTTCGTTGGTTCCTCCGGTTTGGCTTTGATGATGGCAACGGTGATTTACCTGAAGCTGGTTTCTTTTCCCAAAATCCATTGGGATGCGGATTTCTTCCGGGCTATCTTCCGCCAATCTTACCCGTATGCCATTCTAGCGATCCTGATGATGCTGACATCCAAGCTGGACGCCGTTTTCCTGGAGAAATTACACCCGGATGGTACGCACCAGGTTTCCTATTACACCCAAAGTTTTCGCTTGCTGGACGCTTGTTACATGTTCGGTATTCTCTTCGGAAGTATTCTCCTGCCGATCTTTTCGCGCGTCCTGAAAGACCACGGATCTACGACCGGAATTACCACCAGCGCTATCAATATCCTGCTTTCCGGCGGATTCATCATGGTATTTTTCACCATTGGGATTCGTGTGGAGATGTTTACGGCCTTGTATAAAGAAGCCAATTCATTTTCCTACAATTCCTGGATTTTCCATGCGATGACCTTCATCCCGATGTGTTTCACCATTGTGTTCGGAACATTACTGACGGCGAACGGATCTCTGCGTATCATGAACCAGATTGCTTTTTTGTCTTTGGCGGTGATGTCGTTGCTGAATATTGTCCTGATTCCGGTCTGGGGAGCTGTAGGGGCTGCAATCGGGGCGTTTGTTGCGCAGTCGGTACTTGGTTTCGTTCAGTATTTCGTGGTGCGTTATCACATGAAACACGATGTGGCACGCTTAACCTGGCTGAAACACTTCATCCTGGTGGTTGTTTTAGGAGTGGCTTTGTTTGTCCAGTTCAGGTATGCCTTTAATCCGCTAATTTGGATGGTGCTCGTTGGGGGATTGTGGATGGTTTTGGTCTTCGGATTAAGGATTATTGATTTGAAGCAGATTTTGAGCCTGCTCGCAAAGAAAGAAAACACGGCAGAGGAGAAATAA
- a CDS encoding FkbM family methyltransferase: MKNSVKYILQKLLGLNTYLYVFALYKIRTLRSDKKENDFFTFLSLLKDGKGDVLDIGANLGIMTVHLANTLPNTTIHAFEPMPANVSVLKRIIAKFKLKRTKIHEIALGDEPGIAKMVLPVNGQTIMQGLSHIKHESITEWNEGKEVDVRLDKLDNVLNGQAIQAIKIDVENFEYFALKGANRIITSNKPIIYAELWDNENRSKCFEYLQSFSYSIFVGENNRIVPFDSSKHHTQNFIFIAE, from the coding sequence ATGAAGAATAGCGTTAAATATATTTTACAGAAGCTGTTGGGTTTGAATACCTATCTGTATGTCTTTGCGCTGTATAAAATCCGCACACTTCGTTCAGACAAAAAGGAAAATGACTTTTTCACCTTCCTGTCCTTGTTGAAAGACGGGAAAGGAGACGTGTTGGATATCGGTGCGAATTTGGGAATCATGACCGTACACCTGGCAAATACACTGCCCAATACAACCATTCATGCTTTTGAGCCGATGCCGGCAAATGTGAGCGTTTTGAAACGCATTATCGCAAAATTCAAGCTGAAAAGAACGAAAATCCATGAAATTGCTTTGGGCGACGAACCCGGAATTGCGAAAATGGTATTGCCTGTAAACGGTCAAACGATCATGCAGGGATTGAGCCACATCAAGCACGAAAGCATTACCGAATGGAACGAAGGAAAAGAAGTAGACGTGCGCCTGGACAAACTGGATAACGTGCTGAACGGACAAGCGATCCAGGCTATCAAGATCGATGTCGAGAACTTTGAATACTTCGCACTCAAAGGAGCAAACAGAATTATTACATCCAATAAGCCGATTATCTACGCAGAATTGTGGGACAATGAAAACCGCTCGAAGTGTTTCGAGTACCTGCAATCCTTCAGTTATTCTATTTTCGTGGGAGAAAACAACCGGATCGTTCCCTTTGATTCTTCGAAACACCACACGCAAAATTTCATTTTCATCGCAGAATAA
- a CDS encoding lipocalin family protein: MKIQFLLIFSFFFTLSGNAQSNSGEFLESSLCYKIWLVDNKMGGYDGFEFRHGGELKLLNYDGFTGEKWWTKGDHLYVEIRSKKSGKVQKTDYRIIKYTKDSLVLNYQALGQSFTDVYETLTNHDFTDKLLGQWDGRDGTYIQIVPKSNFQFQLVIPRGSEEIPERAEGFLDKQYGRILFYLEQEGEEVTLSFESGQETISFGGKPYSRKCSGN; encoded by the coding sequence ATGAAGATTCAATTCCTGCTCATTTTCAGCTTCTTTTTTACACTTTCAGGAAATGCCCAAAGCAATTCCGGTGAGTTTTTAGAAAGCTCATTGTGCTACAAAATCTGGCTGGTTGACAACAAAATGGGTGGTTACGACGGGTTTGAATTTCGCCACGGCGGAGAACTGAAACTCCTGAATTATGATGGCTTTACCGGTGAAAAGTGGTGGACGAAAGGCGATCATTTATACGTGGAAATTCGCTCGAAAAAGAGTGGCAAGGTGCAGAAAACGGATTATCGGATCATAAAATACACGAAAGATTCCCTCGTTCTGAATTACCAGGCATTAGGCCAGTCATTTACAGATGTCTACGAGACGCTTACCAATCACGATTTTACCGACAAACTTCTCGGACAGTGGGATGGAAGGGATGGAACCTACATTCAAATTGTTCCGAAAAGTAATTTTCAGTTCCAGTTAGTCATTCCGCGCGGTTCGGAAGAAATACCGGAACGGGCAGAAGGTTTCCTGGATAAACAATACGGACGGATTCTGTTTTACCTGGAGCAGGAAGGGGAAGAAGTGACGCTCTCTTTTGAGTCCGGGCAGGAAACGATTTCATTCGGAGGGAAACCCTATTCCAGGAAGTGCTCCGGCAATTGA
- a CDS encoding glycosyltransferase family 1 protein has product MRIGINTRFLLSSKMEGFGWYTYEVVKRLVENHPEHEFIFFFDRPFDEKFVFGKNVTPVVLFPPARHPILFVWWFEFSIKRALKKYNIDLFYSPDGYLSLKSPVPQVGVIHDLNFEHYPEDIPASPLKYLRKYFPKFAKKAAHILTVSDYSKQDIAKTYGISPSKITVAWNGASETFVPLDTNEITEIRAEKSSGRPYFIFVGAIHPRKNVGRLIEAFGKFAAVNPDIDLMIVGKSLWANKPSSIPEVSDALKKRILFSGHVSLQELNKLMGAAFALAYIPYFEGFGIPLVEAMRCGLPIISGNLTCLPEVAGEAAIYVNPFDTEEVSKAMIYLASDEQKQAELSQKSLERSALFSWNYTAETTWYVIEDILRL; this is encoded by the coding sequence ATGCGCATCGGAATCAATACCCGTTTTTTGCTTTCTTCCAAAATGGAAGGTTTCGGCTGGTACACGTATGAAGTGGTGAAACGCCTGGTGGAAAATCACCCGGAACACGAATTCATTTTCTTCTTTGACCGGCCTTTCGATGAAAAATTTGTTTTTGGCAAAAATGTAACACCGGTCGTTCTGTTTCCTCCAGCCCGGCATCCGATTCTTTTTGTGTGGTGGTTCGAATTTTCGATCAAACGGGCATTGAAGAAATACAACATCGATCTGTTCTATTCTCCCGACGGTTATTTGTCTTTGAAATCGCCGGTTCCGCAAGTCGGGGTTATTCACGATCTGAATTTCGAGCATTACCCGGAAGACATTCCGGCGAGTCCCTTGAAGTATTTACGCAAGTACTTCCCGAAATTTGCGAAAAAGGCTGCTCATATCCTGACGGTTTCCGATTATTCGAAACAGGATATCGCAAAAACTTACGGCATTTCTCCTTCTAAAATAACGGTGGCATGGAACGGTGCATCCGAAACCTTTGTGCCTTTGGATACGAATGAGATTACTGAAATCCGGGCTGAAAAAAGTTCAGGCAGGCCTTACTTTATTTTTGTAGGGGCAATACATCCGCGTAAGAACGTAGGGCGATTGATCGAAGCCTTCGGGAAATTTGCTGCGGTAAACCCCGATATTGACCTGATGATCGTAGGCAAAAGTTTGTGGGCCAATAAACCTTCCTCCATTCCGGAAGTTTCCGACGCATTGAAAAAACGCATTTTGTTTTCGGGCCATGTTTCCCTGCAGGAATTGAATAAACTGATGGGAGCAGCATTTGCGCTGGCATATATTCCCTACTTCGAAGGTTTTGGAATTCCGTTGGTGGAAGCCATGCGCTGCGGATTGCCGATCATTTCCGGGAATCTCACCTGTTTGCCCGAAGTTGCCGGGGAAGCTGCAATATACGTCAATCCGTTTGATACGGAGGAAGTTTCAAAAGCAATGATTTACCTGGCTTCAGACGAGCAAAAACAAGCGGAATTGTCTCAAAAAAGCCTGGAACGCTCCGCATTATTTTCCTGGAATTATACTGCCGAAACAACCTGGTACGTTATAGAAGATATACTGAGATTATGA
- a CDS encoding endo alpha-1,4 polygalactosaminidase — MRKGSLILLIALCGFSCKEKKTVKAGVKMQDFIISISQYARAQDPDFILIPQNGEEVLFTDTDPEKGLRSDLIQAINGYGVEELFYNGDSYAPDDYRLNMLRQASPGIKIMVADYLSNDADATNAFQLADMDQFIAFPRYNVNYDYKYIPSTVHHENANDIQTLSQAQNYLYLISTESYAEKASFLDAIRQSNFDVVIIDAFFGDDLLTFDEVASLKTKQNGGKRLVISYMNIGSAEKYRYYWKKNWGLHHPLWLKKKYDGYKDEIWVKFWKDEWQEIIYGNDNSYTQKLLNAGFDGAYLDNIEGFYFLYHKD, encoded by the coding sequence ATGAGAAAAGGAAGTTTGATTCTTCTGATTGCTTTATGCGGATTTTCGTGTAAGGAAAAGAAAACTGTGAAAGCCGGTGTAAAAATGCAGGATTTCATTATTTCGATCAGTCAATATGCCCGTGCGCAGGACCCCGATTTTATCCTCATTCCCCAGAACGGGGAAGAAGTGCTTTTTACAGATACCGATCCTGAAAAAGGATTGCGGTCCGATCTGATCCAGGCTATTAACGGCTATGGAGTTGAAGAACTTTTTTACAACGGCGATTCTTACGCTCCCGACGATTATCGGCTGAACATGCTTCGCCAGGCAAGTCCCGGAATAAAAATCATGGTGGCCGATTATCTGAGCAACGATGCCGACGCTACGAATGCTTTCCAGTTAGCTGATATGGATCAATTCATTGCCTTTCCACGCTATAATGTGAATTACGATTACAAATACATTCCTTCAACTGTCCACCACGAAAACGCAAACGATATCCAGACACTTTCACAGGCTCAAAATTACCTGTACCTGATCAGCACCGAAAGTTATGCGGAAAAAGCTTCTTTCCTGGATGCTATCCGGCAGTCCAATTTTGATGTCGTGATTATTGACGCTTTTTTCGGAGATGATCTATTGACTTTCGATGAAGTGGCCAGTTTGAAAACGAAACAAAACGGAGGAAAGCGCCTGGTGATTTCTTACATGAACATCGGTTCGGCAGAAAAATACCGGTACTACTGGAAAAAGAACTGGGGATTGCACCATCCGCTGTGGCTGAAGAAAAAATACGATGGCTACAAAGACGAGATCTGGGTAAAATTCTGGAAAGACGAGTGGCAGGAAATCATTTACGGGAATGACAATTCATATACCCAAAAATTATTGAATGCCGGTTTTGACGGGGCGTACCTGGATAATATCGAAGGGTTTTATTTCTTGTATCACAAGGATTAA